The Clostridium sporogenes region TATTTTTATGATAAGTTTCATAAACAATGATTATATTAACAAAATTCGTTATAAAATGCAATAATCAATTTAATTTCTTATTGAAAGTTGCAATGTTCATAATATTTAGATTTATAATTTGAATAAAAATAAAAAAACAAGAACTTAATATTTTAAGCCTTGATTTTAAATATTTATATTATCTATTTAATTATCCTATGGTGCGCCCAGCAGGAGTCGAACCTGCGACCTCCGGATTCGAAGTCCGTCACTCTATCCAGCTGAGCTATGAGCGCACTAAACAAAAAAGAACAAAAAAATGGAGCGGGTGAAGGGAATCGAACCCTCGTAACTAGCTTGGAAGGCTAGCACTCTACCATTGAGTTACACCCGCATATTGCATATTTCTTGTCAGTTTAATAATGGTCGGGGTGACAGGGCTCGAACCTGCGACCTCATGGTCCCAAACCACGCGCGCTCCCATCTGCGCCACACCCCGATATATAGTCTTAAAACCGCCATCAAGCTGGTGCGCCATCAGGGATTCGAACCCTGGGCACCCTGATTAAGAGTCAGGTGCTCTACCAACTGAGCTAATGGCACTTATTTGGTGCGTCTTAAGGGATTCGAACCCCTGGCCCACGCCTTAGAAGGGCGTTGCTCTATCCATCTGAGCTAAAGACGCATATTATGGAGCGGGTGAAGGGAATCGAACCCTCGTAACTAGCTTGGAAGGCTAGCACTCTACCATTGAGTTACACCCGCATAATTTATTGGAGCGGAAGACGAGATTCGAACTCGCGACGTTCACCTTGGCAAGGTGACGCTCTACCACTGAGCCACTCCCGCAAATGTCAAAACATTTAGTTTCGTTATATTTTAATCCTTCTGAATTCTGTTTAAAAATTAATTTAATGGTGCAGATGAAGGGAGTCGAACCCCCACGCCATAGGCGCTAGATCCTAAGTCTAGTGCGTCTGCCAATTCCGCCACACCTGCACGTTATATAATTTTTGGTGATCCACCGGGGAATCGAACCCCGGACAACATGATTAAAAGTCATGTGCTCTACCAACTGAGCTAGTGAATCAAATGGCTGGGATGGCAGGATTCGAACCTACGCATGTAGCAGTCAAAGTGCTATGCCTTACCGCTTGGCGACATCCCAATAATGGGGTGAACAAAGGGACTCGAACCCTTGACAACCAGAACCACAATCTGGCGCTCTACCAACTGAACTATGCCCACCATATTAGTTTAAATGGTGCGCCATCAGGGATTCGAACCCTGGGCACCCTGATTAAGAGTCAGGTGCTCTACCAACTGAGCTAATGGCACTTATTTGGTGCGTCTTAAGGGATTCGAACCCCTGGCCCACGCCTTAGAAGGGCGTTGCTCTATCCATCTGAGCTAAAGACGCATATTATGGAGCGGGTGAAGGGAATCGAACCCTCGTAACTAGCTTGGAAGGCTAGCACTCTACCATTGAGTTACACCCGCATAATTTATTGGAGCGGAAGACGAGATTCGAACTCGCGACGTTCACCTTGGCAAGGTGACGCTCTACCACTGAGCCACTCCCGCAAATGTCAAAACATTTAGTTTCGTTATATTTTAATCCTTCTGAATTCTGTTTAAAAATTAATTTAATGGTGCAGATGAAGGGAGTCGAACCCCCACGCCATAGGCGCTAGATCCTAAGTCTAGTGCGTCTGCCAATTCCGCCACACCTGCACGTTATATAATTTTTGGTGATCCACCGGGGAATCGAACCCCGGACAACATGATTAAAAGTCATGTGCTCTACCAACTGAGCTAGTGAATCAAATGGCTGGGATGGCAGGATTCGAACCTACGCATGTAGCAGTCAAAGTGCTATGCCTTACCGCTTGGCGACATCCCATCAATGGGGTGAACAAAGGGACTCGAACCCTTGACAACCAGAACCACAATCTGGCGCTCTACCAACTGAACTATGCCCACCGTATATGGTGCGTCTTAAGGGATTCGAACCCCTGGCCCACGCCTTAGAAGGGCGTTGCTCTATCCATCTGAGCTAAAGACGCATATTATGGAGCGGGTGAAGGGAATCGAACCCTCGTAACTAGCTTGGAAGGCTAGCACTCTACCATTGAGTTACACCCGCACTCTTTTGGTCGGGGTGACAGGGCTCGAACCTGCGACCTCATGGTCCCAAACCACGCGCGCTCCCATCTGCGCCACACCCCGATATTAAAGAGCTTGTAGAGTTTTCTCTTGTTTTGCCGTATCTTTCCTTTGTTCTCGCAACTCTCAACGACATAAACTATTCTACATCATATAATTATATTCGTCAATACATTTTTTTATTTTTTTTTATGTTTTTTAAAATTTCATTATATCTTCTTTATAACAGGTACTACTTTATCCCCATCAATACCTATAACAGCAATGCTTCTAACCCCATTTCTTGGAAGTGTCGGACTACCAGGATTAATAAACCATATTCCATCTATATACTCTATTTGAGATATATGTGTATGACCAAATAGGACTATATCAGCTTCTAATTCTAGGGCTCTATATCTTAATTTAGCTAAGTCATACTTCACATCATATCTATTCCCATGAGTTATAAAAAATCTTTTTCCACCTATATTTTCTATTAATTCAGATGGAGTTTGTTTTGAAAAATCACAGTTTCCTCTTACATTTATAATTTTCCCTTTATAAACAGAAGATAATATCTCTACATCCTCTATATTATCTCCTAAATGAATTATTAAATTTACATTACCTAAACTATTTACAAGAGAAGTTGCATCTCCTATATATCTATGGGTATCGCTAATAACACCTATCTTCAAAATTGCCCCCCCTTATCTATATATATTTTTCTAATTCACATTTTAAAATTTTTAAAGCCTTTCCCCTATGACTTATAGAATTTTTAGTTTGAGAATCCATTTGCGCAAAGGTTTTTTTATACTCTGGTATATAAAATAAAGGATCATATCCAAATCCATCTTCTCCTATTTCTTTTTCTCCTATAATCCCATTAATTTCACCTTGCACTTTTATTACATTATCTTTATCTATTATAAATACTATAGAACAAACAAATTTAGCTTTTCTTTCTTCTACTTTTTTACCATCTAATTCTCTTAATAATTTTTCATTATTTTTTTTATAATTTCCATGCTCCCCTGCAAATCTAGCAGAATAAATTCCTGGAGCTCCATTTAAAGCATCTACCATAAGTCCTGAATCATCTGCTATTACCATATACTTAGGAAGAATTTCATGTATAGTAGCTGCTTTTTTATAAGCATTTTCCATGAAAGTATTCCCATCTTCTTCTATATCTATATCAATACCAACTTCTTTCATTGATAAAGCATCTATATTAAATTTTTTTAATATTTCTTTTATTTCTCTTATTTTATCCTTGTTATTACTTGCAACAATAACTTCTTTTTTCATATGTTAATCCTCCAAACAAATTAAATATTTTATTTATGTATCACTAAATTACCCTTGTATAACATATTATAATATAAGAATTAATTTATGGTAGGTGTGTTTTTTGAAATATATAGGTCCTTTTTTAAGAATGAATACTTTAGATCCAAGTAATATTTACTCTCAAATGAACTTTTTAGCTAAAGAATCTTTACAAAACATAACACTTCATTCCAATTGTGGTATTTGTATACCCTTTAGTGAATTAAAACTAAAGCATGATTTTGCTGATTCTAAGAATTTTAGCTCTTGCACACCTTTATTGTGTGTCTATAAAAAAGCTAACCCTAAACTTATAAATTCAAATAAAAAACTAACATGGAATGATAGTAAATTTAAAAAAGAAGTAAACATATTAGGTAATAGCTTTATGGTTCTATCCCTTCTCCAATTAATAGAATATTATGAACAATTTAAAGATAAGGATAAAAATTTATACTCTTACACTAAATTATACAATAAATTGTGTAAAAAACAATTAGAATTCTTTGCAACTTATTTTAGAAATGAAGAAGGAGTGTTTGTGGATAAACTAGATGTATCTGATAGTATATTATCTAAGATAGATTTTAAAGAAAAAAATAAAAAATTTAATTTTTCAAATCAATGCTTTTTAATGTGTGCTTACTATGGTACATCTTTATTAGATAAAGATGATTATTGTTCCAACTATAATGACTTTTCTTTAGATATACTTAATATGTTTTTAGACTACAAAGATGAACTTTATACTCTTTCTACAGATGAAATATCTAAATTATGTTTAGGAATGAATATATTTTATAAATATTCTAAAAATGATGATAGCAAAGTGTTATTACTAGATTTATCAGAACTTTTACAAGAAAAATTAAAGGAAAAAGATTTAAATACTGAAAAAAAAGTTGATACTTATTGCTTAGCTTATATAGACTTTATGCTTACCTTTAATAATTTAGGAATATTAAAATTTAAAAACCTAAGTAAGAAAATATATAAATCATTGATAAAATTATATAATGATAATTTGAGTATATTTATTAAAAATACAGATAAAAAAGAAATAAAATATTCCTGTGATGAGTTAATATTATATCTTTTAGTATTACTTAATGAGTATAAAAATGATAAAGAAAATTCAGATAAGAACCTATTGCTTAAATTTTATAGAAATCAAATAATAAATTCTGGAATAATACTAAGTTGGCCTGAAGAACCTTCATTAAATAGTATTGAAAGATATAAAAACTTTTCTTTAAAATCAGAAGATTTATTAGATGAACAATGTTTTAGAATGGGATCTATACCATCTCCTGAAGCCATCGAAATAGCACCAGTACTAGCTAAATATGTAGAATATAATACAAAGAAACAAGAGTTTACTAATTGTAGAAATTCTTTTGATAGTAATAAAAATTTCTTTCTATGGTTTTTAATTTTATATACACTTAAAAATTAATATGAGGATATTGCAGTGCAATATCCTCATATTAATTTATTTTTTGGATATAATAAACGTACATCAATAAGTACAAGCATTGGTAATAAAATACTTTATAGGAGGGCTTTGTATGAATATAACTTGTTCTGAAAAATGTAAAAATAATAAAAATGGAAGATGCATATTAAATTACATCAGTCCCTTTTTAAGTATTCATGAAGAAAATGCTAATTGTGCTTATTTTCTTCCTATTAAATCATCTAAAAATACAACTACTATAAAATAATATTAATTATAGGGTGCTAAGGTTATTTTCTTTATAACAACATTACCATGTATAGTAATATATTGTCCTTGCACCCTACTTCTTTTACATAATATATCATAAAAAAAACAAACAGGCATTGTATACAAATCCTTAACCAGAACATCTTGTGCTTTATTTATATATTCTTTTTTTTGCCACATATTATTTTCTGATTTAATTTTATTTAAAAACTCTTCATATTGCAAAGAATCACTAGTAAAGTTTAAAAGGAAAAATAGAGGATCATTATTTTTAGCCTTATTCCTAACAAAAGCTAAATCATAATCTCCATTCTTTATTTTTTTCTTTAATTCACTTTCATCTTTGCAATTAACTAAAGTAATATTCATATCTAAATTTTCTTTTAATTCCTCTATTAAACTGTTAGTTATTTTATTAGAAATAGGATCCTCTATTGATATAATTTTTAAATCCTTTCTTTCTTTTTTATATTCACTTTTATCTAAAAATTCTTTTGCTCTTTGTAAATTTCTATTTAAATTAAAATAATTTTTTCCATAACTTATATCATCGTTTTGTGCTATATTATTTGGCACATAGGCAACCGCTGGCACTGCTTTCCCATATAATATCTTTGAACACATCTCTTCTCTACTAATACAGCTATCTATAGCCCTTCTTAAGTTTAGGTCTATATAATCTTTTTTATTAAATATTATATTCCCTGTTTCTAAAGATAGCTTTTTAGATATTAATCCTTCTTTATTTAAATTATTAATTTCGGCTATAGGAGGATCAATAAACAAATCTAATTTGGAAGTTTTTAAATAGGCTAATGCTTCTTCACTATTTTGTATGGACTTAAGTACTATTTTATTAATTTTTATATTTTCTTTATCCCAATATTTATTGTTTTTATTGATTGTTATTTGATCCTTTGCTATTTTACTTATATAAAATGCACCTGTACATGATATTTCATTGAAATTTTCTTTATAGTTTTTAGTTTTCTCATCTATTTTTCTTAATTTATATCTAGGCTTAGAAAGAGTACTTAAAAAATTTGTATCTTTATTATTTAGCCTTATTTCTAATATATTATTTTCTTTAGCTTTTATAGCTATGTTATCTAAATTTCCATTAGTTAAATAATCTTTAACTCCATATACTGAATTTAATTCATTAAATTTTATGTTATTTTCCTTACAATATATAAGCATATCTTTAAAGAATTTTTCAAAATCTCTGGCTACTATTTTTTTACCATTACTCCAAAATAAATTATCCTTAATATAAAATTTATAATCTATACCATCTTTGCTTATTTCCCATTTTTCTGACAATTCTGGAACAATATTATTATTTTTATCTAATCCTACTAGCCCATCAAATAAGCTTAATAATAAATCCCCTTCTCTTCGTGAATCTTCTTCTAGCATAATTAAATCCTTAGGCATAGCTTCTATGTTATATATTAAGTAATCTCTTATCCCTTCATCTGAGGTAACTTCTTTATTTTTTTCCACACAACCACTTAAAAAAATTAATGTAAAACTTAATAAAAAACATATAATCTTTTTCATTTTACCCCCCCTGTTTTCAAGAATCATATACTATATTTAATTATTTACACTTATAGGTTAAAATAAACAATTTTTTAAAACTTTACATATATTTAAATTATTTTTCACATAAAAAATCCCCACATTTTTATGCGGGGATTTTTTATTTTAATATTTACATTTTATTTGCTTCTTCACTTACTAGTTTATTTACTATTTGAGGATTAGCTTTTCCCTTTGTTTCTTTCATTACAAGACCTACAAGGAACCCTAAAGCTCTTTTCTTTCCATTTTTGAAATCTTCTATAGACTGTGGATTATTCTCTATAATCTTTTTAACTACTTCTAATATAGCGCCTTCATCATTATTTTGAACTAATCCTTTTTCTTCGACTATATCTTTAGGATTTTTACCTGACTTAAACATATCATCTAATACTTTTTTGCCTATATTATTAGATATAGTTCCAGCATTTATTAATTTAATTAATTCAGATAATTGTTCTGGATTAAATTTTAAATCTTTAACTTCTATAACCTTTTCGTTCATAAGTCTTGAAATATCACCCATTAACCAGTTGGAAGCAGCTTTGGCATCTTCACTCTTTAGGGCAGTTTCTTCAAAAAATTTAGCCATATCCATTGTTAAAGTTAATACCATAGCATCATATTTAGGTATTCCAAATTGATTTACAAACCTTTCAGCTTTTTCATGTGGCAACTCTGGTATAGTTTTTCTTACTTCTTCTATCCATTCATGTGAAATATTTAATGTAACTAAATCCCCTTCTGGGAAGTATCTATAGTCATTAGCCTTTTCTTTGCTTCTCATAAGCACTGTAACAGAATTAGCTTCATCCCATCTTCTTGTTTCCTGCTCCAAAATTTCTCCCTTTGTTACAGCTTCTATATGCCTATCATACTCATATGAGAGAGCTTTTTCTAAAGCTTTAAAAGAATTCATATTTTTTATTTCTGATCTTACTCCAAATTTTTCACTACCCATAGGTCTTACAGATATATTACCGTCACATCTTAAAGAACCTTGTTCCATTTTACAATCTGACACTTCTATTGAAGATAATATACTCTTTAATTTTTCTAAATATTTTGTAGCTTCTTCTGGAGTTCTTATATCCGGTTTTGATACTATTTCTATTAATGGTACTCCTGCCCTATTATAATCTACTAACGTTCCTGCATTGGTATGAAGTAATTTCCCTGCATCTTCTTCCATATGTATTCTTTCTATCCCTATTTTTTTCTTTTCGCCACTTTCTAGCTCTATTTCAATATATCCATCTCTACATATTGGAACTTCATCTTGAGTTATTTGATAATTTTTAGGACAATCTGGATAAAAATAATTTTTTCTATCCATTCTACAAACTTTATTTATAGAACAATTTAAAGCTAAGCCTGCCTTAATTCCATATTCCACTACCCTTTTGTTTAATCGAGGTAGAGAACCTGGTAACCCTAAACATATTGGACAAACATGAGTATTAGGTTGACCACCAAATTCTGTAGTGCATCCACAATATATTTTAGTATTTGTTGAAAGTTCAGCATGAACTTCCAATCCTATAACTGCTTCAAAATCCATCTATGTTTTTCACTCCTTTGTTTTTCTAACTAAATTACTATATATCTAAAAATCCGCTCTCATTTTATGAAAATCTACTGATTGTTCATAACTATATGCTAAATTAAATAATACATCTTCTTTAAAATAATCTGATATAATTTGCAGTCCCACTGGAAGTCCATCTACCATACCACATGGTAATGATATAGCTGGTACTCCTGCTACACTGATTGGAACAGTATATATATCTGAAAGATACATTGCCATTACATCATCTTTCTTTTCTCCTATTTTAAATGCTGTAGTTGGAGATGTTGGTGATACTATAGCATCAAATTCTTTAAATACTCTTTGAAAATCATCTTTTATAAGCTTTCTTACCTTTAATGCTTTTTTGTAATAAGCATCATAGTACCCCGCTGATAATACATAAGTTCCAAGCATTATTCTTCTCTTAACTTCATCTCCAAAGCCTTCACTTCTAGATTTTAAATATATGTCCTTAGCATCTTTAAAGTTTTTTGATCTGTATCCATATCTTATACCATCAAATCTAGCTAAATTTGATGAAGCCTCTGCACTAGATATTATATAATAAGCTGATAGAGCATAATCCATTAGTGGTAGAGAACATGGTTTAACCTCTGCTCCATTTTCCTCTAATACCTTTATGGACTCTTCTACAGATTTTCTTACCTTTTCATCTAAACCTTCTCCAAAAAACTCCTTTGGAATACCAATTTTTTTACCTTTTATATCTTTAGTTAAGCTTTTTTTATAATCTGGTACTTCCTTATCTACTGTTGTAAAATCCTTTTTATCTAATCCTGCTATAGTTGATGTAAGTAATGCACAATCTTCTACATCTTTTCCCATTGGACCTACTTGATCTAATGTAGAACCAAAAGCTACAACCCCTGATCTTGATATTCTTCCATATGTAGGTTTTAAACCAACTATTCCACAAAAGGATGCGGGTTGTCTTACTGAACCACCAGTATCTGTTCCTAATGATAAAGTAGCTTCACATCCTGCTACAGCCACTGCAGACCCACCTGAAGATCCACCTGGTACTCTTTCTAAATCCCATGGATTTTTCGCCAATTTAAATGCACTATTTTCTGTAGATGATCCCATAGCAAACTCATCCATGTTTAATTTACCAAGGATTATTCCATCTTCTTTTTTTATTTTTTCTGTTACGTGAGAATCATAAGGTGAAGTATAACCTTCTAATATTTTAGATGCACAGGTATTTTGCATTCCTTTTACGTTTATGTTATCTTTTATACCTACTGGTATACCTGATAAAACTTTTAACTTTTCATTCTTTTCTATTTTTCCGTCAATTTCTTTAGCTTTTTTTATAGCTTCTTCCTCTGATACATATAAGTATGCTCCTAGCTTGTTATCCACTAAATTTATTCTATCTAAAAAAGCTTTTGTAATCTCTTCTGCTTTAACTTCTTTATTTGAAAGCATCCCCTTTAATTGATGTGCTGTTAATTTAGTTAAATCCATTTTCTTTCCTCCTTTTTCCAGAAAACAAAAGAACTATTAATCTATAACTTTAGGAACAATTACATATTCCTCTAAGCTTTCTGGTGCATTATCTATAACTTCTTTTAATTCCATAGACTTTTCTACATTATCTTCTCTATATTTGTTTTCAATATAATATGGATTTACCACTATATCCACATCATCAGTATTTAATTCATCTAATTTTTCCATATAGTTTAATATTTTGTTTAAGTCATTTACAAAATTGTCCTTTTCTTCCTCTTTAAACTCTAACCTTGCAAGCTCTGCTACATATTCTACATCTTTTTTTGAAACTGACATTTTATCCCTCACTTCCTTATATAAACATTATTTTTTACCTTATGAAGGCTAATATTTTTATTTTACCACAAATATATATTTTTTACATAGAAATAAAAAAAACTACCTGTAAAAATTAGGTAGTTCTTTTATTATATTATATAGCCTCCCCAAGCGCTTCTTCTTTAATCACTTTTTCTTCAGAAATACTTTCTTTTCTAAATAACTTATCTATAACTATAGCTATAGCTCCATCTCCACATACATTTGTAGCTGTTCCAAAGCTATCTTGTGCAAAATGTATAGCTATCATTAATCCTTGTTGTACTGGATTAAACATAAGCATATCCTTTAGTAGTCCTAAAGTAGCGTATACCCCACCACCAGGTATGCCTGGTGCTGCTACCATAGTAACCCCTAACATAAATATATACGGTATCATCATAGCTGCTGTTGGTGATTGACCTGACATAAGCATTATCCCCATAGCTCCTAATACTAAAGTTATAGTATCTCCTGCTAAATGTATTGTTGCACATAAAGGTATTACAAAATCAACTACATCCTCTGATAAACCATTTTTCTTAGCACATTGTAAATTTACAGGTATAGATGCTGCTGAAGATTGAGTTCCTAAAGCCATCATATATCCTGGTATCATATTTCTTATGGCCTTAACTGGATTTTTTCTTGAGACAGCATATGCTATAGAATATTGTAATACTATGTAAGCTATCTGAAGTGGTATTATTATTAAATATACTGATGAAAATGTCTTTAATGTTTGGATTATTTCTCCAGAAGCTGTTAGTTTTGAGAATATACCTGCTATATGAATAGGAACTAATGGTATTATTACATTTTTAACTATTATTTCAACTATTCCTTTAAAATCCTTTGTAACTTCTAAAAGATTTTTTCCTTTTATATAAGGAATACAAATTCCTAAAACAAAGGCAAGTATTAAAGCTGACATTACTCCCATGATAGGTGGGATATCTACTTTAAAAAACGGTTCTAAATATACATTTGATTTGAACACATTACTACTATTTTTAATTAGTTTTGGCAATATAGATTGACCTAATAAAAATGCAACTATTCCTGCTATTATAGTAGATACATAAGAAAACAATACAGTGATTCCTAATAACTTTCCCGATCCTTTTCCTAAATCTGCGATCCCTGGTGCTACAAAACCTATTATAATTAATGGTATAAAGAAATTAAGAAATCCTCCAAATAGACCTGAAAATGTATTTAAAGCCCTAACAACATGATACATGCCTAAGGTCTTAGATATCACCCCTATTAAAATACCAAATATAATTCCTAAAACTAATTTAGTTAAAAGACCTATTTTTTTCATTTTACTCCCCCCTTAACTTTTATGTATTTATGTTATGTACACTTGTTTTTTATTTAAATACAAATTTATGATAACATCTGCTTTTATATTTGTCAATAATTTATGTATTTAAAATTTATACAAATGTATTTATTTTAAATACATAAATATTTTATCTTTTTTATTTAAAGGGCAGATTAATCTATGAAATTAAAAAATATACAAACTATTTAATTAAAAATAAGTTCACTAATAATACTTTTATATTTGTATTTATAAATAAAAATCCTATCTAGTTAAATTAGCATCATAACTAGATAGGATTTCTATTCATAAATTAATTATTTTTAATAATAAAATTGTAAATATTCAATGTTTTTATTTATTACTCTTAATAGAAAAATCACTATTAATATACTTTCATATATATAAAAAATATATTAGCTACAGCAAGAAAAATACAAACTAAAGAATAAAATTTATCTCTTATCCCCTTTGAAAAATCTAACATCTTTACAGCCCAAACAATCATAGTAAAAAACATACACCATTGAAGTGTATAATAACTATCAAAATATTTTATATATGTAAATTGATATATAGTAAGCAAGGTTGCCAGTAGTGCTATAGTTGTTATTATAACCATTATCCAACCTAATATATTTATATACTTTTTCATTTTTATCCTCTCCACATGCTTTGAGCTATTATTATAAATTGAATCAATTAAATAATATACCTTTTTTCATTTGTTGTAAATATATGTTTCTTCAATGTTATTATTTAATCATATTAGAAAATTCATCTTCACCTATTACTTTTACCCCCAATTTTATTGCTTTTTCATATTTAGACCCTGGTTTTTCTCCTACTAAAACATAATCTGTATTTTTGCTCACACTGTTAGAAACTTTAGCTCCCAAATACTGTAATCTATCTTTTATTTCCACTCTACTATAATTATTCAAGCTTCCTGTTACAACTATAGTTTTATTCATAAAAGGATTTTCGTAAATTATTTCTTCTTCGTAATAAGGTTTTACACCTAAATTTAATAATTCCTCTATATTATTTATGATTTTTTCATCAGCAAAAAAGTCATGTACACTCTTAGCTACTATTTCTCCCACATCTGGCACTTCTACTAATTCTTCTATTGTTGCATTTTCTATATTTTCTAATGTTTTAAATTTTACTACTAAATCATTGGCAGTTTTTTTACCTACATTAGGTATTCCTAATGCATATATAAATGACGCTAAGTCACAATCTTTGCTATTTTGTATAGCATCTATAAGATTTTGAGACTTTTTATCCTTAAATTTTTCTAAAGTTAATAGTTCTTCTTTTTTTATCTTATACAAATCTGCTATAGATTTTATATCTAATTTTTCAAAAAGTTGTTCTGCAGTTTTTTCACTGAATCCTGCTATATTCATAGCTTCTCTGCTAGCAAAATGAACTATACTTTTTACCATTTGTGGCTTACAAGACAATGTATTCTCACAATAATAATGTACTCCATTTTGGACTAAATGACTTTTGCAATAAGGGCATCTTTCTGGAACTTCTATTTCCTTAGTTTCTTCCAATGATTCTTCTACTACCCCCATTATTTCAGGTATAACATCATTAGATCTTCTAATTAAAACTTTAGCACCCAATTTTACATTTTTTCTTTGAATATCATCCATATTATTTAGTGTAGCTCTTTTTACTGTAACACCACCTAGTTCTACAGGCTCCAATAATGCAGTTGGAGTAACTCTCCCGCTTCTTCCTACATTCCATTCTACCTCTAAAAGTTTTGTAGTAATTTCCTTAGCTTCAAATTTATAAGCTATAGCCCATTTAGGGAATTTTATAGTATATCCTAATATTTCTCTTGTTTTAATATCATCTACAACAATTACTGCTCCATCTATATCATAATCAAGTTCTTCCCTTATAGATCCTATATATTGAATTTCTTTTTCTACTTCTTCCATATTAGTACATTCTTTAATATAATTATCTTGAGGCACTCCCATATCTCTTATAAATTTCATCATTTCTGTATAACTTTTGAATTCTGGACCTTCATTATAACCTACATCATAAAAAAATGCGGATAAATTTCTTCTAGCAGTTTCTTTAATATCTAAATTTCTAAGGGCTCCCGCTGCACCATTTCTTAAATTCTTTAAT contains the following coding sequences:
- a CDS encoding dicarboxylate/amino acid:cation symporter, whose protein sequence is MKKIGLLTKLVLGIIFGILIGVISKTLGMYHVVRALNTFSGLFGGFLNFFIPLIIIGFVAPGIADLGKGSGKLLGITVLFSYVSTIIAGIVAFLLGQSILPKLIKNSSNVFKSNVYLEPFFKVDIPPIMGVMSALILAFVLGICIPYIKGKNLLEVTKDFKGIVEIIVKNVIIPLVPIHIAGIFSKLTASGEIIQTLKTFSSVYLIIIPLQIAYIVLQYSIAYAVSRKNPVKAIRNMIPGYMMALGTQSSAASIPVNLQCAKKNGLSEDVVDFVIPLCATIHLAGDTITLVLGAMGIMLMSGQSPTAAMMIPYIFMLGVTMVAAPGIPGGGVYATLGLLKDMLMFNPVQQGLMIAIHFAQDSFGTATNVCGDGAIAIVIDKLFRKESISEEKVIKEEALGEAI
- the ligA gene encoding NAD-dependent DNA ligase LigA, with amino-acid sequence MNSKLEKMEKLVEELNQYAREYYVLDNPSISDKEYDLKYDELVSLEKETKVTLPYSPTQRVGDNILSEFSKYTHKGRLWSLDKAQNMNQLIEWHNRNLKVMEQYNAMSEDKLPELRYIVTKKFDGLTVNCTYDENGILIKGATRGTGIIGEDITAQIKTIKTVPLKIKNKHVIEVHGEAIMTKTAFEKYNKNAKVPLKNLRNGAAGALRNLDIKETARRNLSAFFYDVGYNEGPEFKSYTEMMKFIRDMGVPQDNYIKECTNMEEVEKEIQYIGSIREELDYDIDGAVIVVDDIKTREILGYTIKFPKWAIAYKFEAKEITTKLLEVEWNVGRSGRVTPTALLEPVELGGVTVKRATLNNMDDIQRKNVKLGAKVLIRRSNDVIPEIMGVVEESLEETKEIEVPERCPYCKSHLVQNGVHYYCENTLSCKPQMVKSIVHFASREAMNIAGFSEKTAEQLFEKLDIKSIADLYKIKKEELLTLEKFKDKKSQNLIDAIQNSKDCDLASFIYALGIPNVGKKTANDLVVKFKTLENIENATIEELVEVPDVGEIVAKSVHDFFADEKIINNIEELLNLGVKPYYEEEIIYENPFMNKTIVVTGSLNNYSRVEIKDRLQYLGAKVSNSVSKNTDYVLVGEKPGSKYEKAIKLGVKVIGEDEFSNMIK